A window of Garciella nitratireducens DSM 15102 genomic DNA:
GTTGATATCTGGCTATGTCGTTTTTTCGTTTAGTTTGGCAAGTCGATAGCACCAATGCAGTTATAGAAAATTTGAATCCGCTGGGTTCTGCGGCCATCTACCTTTTCAGCCTTGAATACTATAATTTTGTCAATGAACTCTCGAATAATCTCTGCATCCAATTCTGTAATTTCTGTGTACTTTTTAACCAGTGCCAAAAATCGGTCGGTATTGAGGGACTGTTCATTTGCTGTATCAATGGTATGCTTTAATTTGGTTATTCTTTCTT
This region includes:
- a CDS encoding DUF4368 domain-containing protein, which produces ERITKLKHTIDTANEQSLNTDRFLALVKKYTEITELDAEIIREFIDKIIVFKAEKVDGRRTQRIQIFYNCIGAIDLPN